The Chionomys nivalis chromosome 6, mChiNiv1.1, whole genome shotgun sequence sequence tccagctacTCTTCCCTGTTAgaaatctttactttccttctgatttgagttactgaaagctgtgtcaaagttgtttaccagctctgcttcacgagcacgtgttgccttggccttgaggatcagaggaaaaggttttcacctgttggcccatctgactgttgggtatataagcctccgtggtgctattgaataaagggcttcttaccagtgactagaggtctgtgtctctgtctctctgtctgtgtgtctttgtgtgtttcaatatctagccccttgcctgaagctcatgaactgtatggtagcacatagagcacagacaggcattGTGCACTGCACACCAGCATCAAGTTCAGAGCAGAAGCTGAGTTGTGGCCATGTCTGGGAAGACCTGATGTTCTGTTTGGTGAGGGAAGAAGGGGTCTATGGCTACGAGAGATGACGCCAAACAAAGGGCTGGTTCACAAGAATTCTCTCAGCAGGAGGCTCCTGATGAGCCGGAAACTGTAGGCCTGGGGCCTGCCTAAGGTGATATGACCCATCTCCAGGGCTGATCCTGGCTGTTCAAGCTTTCCTGGCTCCGCTGCTCTCTGAACATAGAGGTTTTTGTGGCCCAGCCACCACTCCCACTGACTCCCTAAGACTGTTGGGTTTACCAGTAGCCAGTCCCCACCCAGCTGCTAAAATCACCACTATCCAGTCCCAACTTGAGCCGAGAACCAAGTCCTACTGAACTTCTCTCCTAATCACTCATCGGAACACCCTTTAAGGCCCACCCAGGCTGCTGTTGCTCTCCCTCAGCCCCTCACCACTACCTgggctccctcttcctccctaaCAACCCCAGGAGAAATTTCAAATAACTCAGTGCTTGGTCAGCTTAGCCCTGCACTTCAGACCAGTCCCACTCTGCAGTGCAGATGAGCCATGGAGTTTCACAGGGAGTCAGGTTCATGACGTGTAAAGCAGGGGAAACAGGAGTGGGTTGCTAAGTAACTGTCCTGTGGTCCATGGGGCACCAGCTTTAGAAAAAAGCTAAGAAGTAACAGCCTTCCCCTTGACTTTGCTCCTTATCCTCCCAACAGCTATCCAAGCTAAACTTCAATTTGGCCTCGATTCCCAGAATGAGGAAAAGGGGCTGGAGTGGCTGAGGCTTAGTTAGCGGGACCCTCTCATCTGGTCTCAGCAACATCACTCCCATGGCCCCTCTGGGCTAAGATGAGGATTGCTCAATTGCTTAGAAATTCAAAGTGTTTAAGATGTTTACAAACATATTTTACCTTTcgttttctttctgcttcacaGCTGTGAGCTGTTGAAGGTCATAAAGCTATGTGTGAGGAAAGTATGGGCTAGGAGATGAGGTAGCAGAATCTTGAGTTCCATAGCCAGTGACTGAGCTATGAAATTTGGCCCCCAATCCCACAGCACCTTCCTCTATTCCACTGCTTGTGTGCAGAGCCCCCCTAAGGAACAGTCTTAAGGCAGGGGTGTATAGCAAGGTGGGGTAGACATCACAGTTCACGGATCCTGGAGCAGGGATGACTGACAGTCTTGGTAGGCAGGAGGACTGTGGGCAGGGCTGGCATGGGGCCAGAGGCTTAGCAACAGCATCTTGGGGACCCTGGCCAGTGATACCATCTGGGTGCTACCTCCTTGTGTGCCTATGGCTCACAAACTTCACAGTACTGCTGCCAGCAGAGGCCTTACCCAAGATCCACTAGAACTGGGGAAAGAGGTAGGGTCGGGCCATCGTGTGCCATTCCCACTAATAGCTTAGCCACACAGCATCCTGACATCTCTGACCTCCCGTTCCCATCCATAGACCCACCAGAGCAGAGCAGATGGAAGAAGGGACTGTGGGAATGTCTGGAGCATCAGAAGACTCCAAGGACTTTGTTCATTGCCTTAGGCAATGGCTGTGCTTTCCTAGTACCAAGAGCCTGGACCTGGccttggggaaaaggaaacaccaGAACTTCCTCTATTACCTTATACCTTCACTGCACCGTGTGGATGTCACCAACAAGGCCTTCCGAGATTCTTACTGAAACATCGGTGTTCTAACGAGCTCTTTGTTGGGACACTAAGCAGCGTGGGAAGGAATGGGTGGGACTCTTCTTAGGAGCATTACTCTAACCTCAGTGTCTGAGAGAATTTCTGGGTCTTGGTGAATCCACTCTCTAGTTTGTGTGAATGTTTTGTAGCCACTCTATATGGATGATCACAAACACACGACTTCTGTTCACTGGGGGCATTTTTCATGGAATTCTCCCTCTACTCTTTCTCCCCAGCAACTGTAACATTCCTCAGTGGGAGCCACTGTCCTGCCCTTTGAATACATTAGATGACTTAGCCAAGGTCATCCAGCTAGCAGTGGGAAACTCATGATTCAAGTTCAGACATAAAATTTACAGAGAATGTCTTGCTCACATCAGCACCCTCCCCCAAGAGGCTGTTGTTAtcggaaaggagacagagaagacaTTGGGGCATGAGGTGGAATCGGATAAACCAAACTGCCTAGAGAAGGATTTGTGGCATAAATAAGTTAGGAATGAGGCAAACAGAGCAAAGTGGAACTGATGGAGAGGGCCTGGGTGGGAActtaaatggtgtgtgtgtgtgtgtgtgtgtgtgtgtatgtatatgtgtgcgtatatatgtgtgtgtgtgtatgtgtgtatgtgtatctggtgtatgtgtaggtatgtgtgtgtggtgtgggaagtccttctgtatatgtgttgcttttatcggttatttaataaaagctgttttggccagtggcttagcaggatagagctaggtgggaaaactgaactgaatgctgggagaaagaaggcggagtcagggagacaccatgtagcctccACCAGGGACAGacaagctggaaccttgccagtaccacgtggtgatacacagattaatagaaatgggttaaattaagatgtaagagctatccaataagaagctagagctaataggccaagcagtgatttaattaatatagttttctgtgtggttattttggggctgagcagcagggaacaGACAAGCGGGCTcttatggcatgtatgtgtgtgtgttgtacatgggTGCACTATTGTGTGattgcatgtggaagtcagaattATTATAATTCAGGTAGCTTCCatcagttttgagacagggtttttcactgGTCTGGAGCTTCGCCATgtcagctagactagctggcccaCAAGCTTCCAGGAGCCCTCCCTTCTCAGCCTCCTGTCTTGCCATCACCAGGATGACAAGAATGTGCACTGCACCTGACATTTTGTGCGGATtctcaggatctgaactcaggtaaTAATACTCATGAGACATactgactgggccatctccccagctcaaaACCAGGAGTTTTTGTTACTTAATGGTGATAGGAACAACCTGAAATTTCCCAAGTGTCCATCAGTCATATGGTGAAAGGCATCCTGAATGTCTTACTGTGCTTCTGTGGAACAACCCCTAAGTCTCTGCTGGGTTTCTCCAGTTCTCCAGACCTACATCATGCCCCTCCCTGCTCTATGCTGACCTCCTGGCATCAGTGAGGCACCTTGGTTTTTTTGCAGCATACTGGAGGGTGGAAAGACAGGGCAGTCAGGGcatttcttccctgctcccctcacTTGGGTACTGCCCAGTTTCTGCCTCTTTCGTCTCTGTACCACCCAATATTCCTGGATGCTGGtactctctctcttccatctgcCCATTTGGCAGTAAGCCTCTACAGTTAAATTGTGTGGAACCCTGTTGCCTGCTGGGACACTGATAATGATGCAGgtgccttattattattattactattattattattatagaaggGACCCCCCAAACAGAAACAATGCCCGGACTGACCTCCCAAGAAACTTTCCGATGATCTTCACCATTAGCGTCCCCACCAGGCCACCAATCGCGAATATGGACACGGTCACAGACCAGAGCAGGGTCAAGGTATTGGGGTCTATGGGATGTCCACGCCTTCGGTACCAGGTTGCATTGTAAAAGTCCTTGATATACTGGAAATAAACGAGAGGAGTTATTTCCTTCTGCTCTGCCAGTGCTGGAAGCGAATCAAAAGGGTCTTACAGGGCTGGTTCATCATGCTCAGCCCCTCGCAGAGCTCTGCACTGGACATGCTAGGTTCTTCTAACAAATATAGGGGATGGTCCTTACAGCATGACTCTTTTGGGGAGTGTGAAGCCTGGGAACCAAGAAGATCGGAACCTAAACTCTGGCGTCACTACACAGTGGCAACAATGTGGCagcccaaagaggccaaaggtcagagaatttgcTTCCGCGTCAAACAAAGCTCCCACCTAGCTGTAAATCCGTGTTCTGCTCTCTTAAGGCTGTTGCCACCAGGTGTGGCTATTTGCCAGGCCTTGTGCTCCTGGaatagggaagtagttggttcctaCCTAAAAGTCTAAGGacccaactaagttccagttctctttatggaaataacttgggattccacccagggtgTGGTTTGCCTACAGTGTTTGGTCAAGAAGTGAGTCTGGGGCATGAACGTGATGAACATAGACCTTTgattggtctgttcatttccttgtatcacgtcaatgcagtcttttgtcttactcctaccttttgggatcaggggtattttaagcagttggaaattaaacatgggtgaattttcagtactcactgagaaattccctcccaatactatcctatatgtttctccattttattattttattcacatcttcatattctttactatatttccaAATCCCCATGCCTCCACTCTGGAGAAAGGTacttttgtcaaggctggtccctgacacaaCAACTTTGAAGTATGTTAAAAGTGCACACTTCTGGTCGCCGTTACTCTGAGCAAAGAACTGTGGGCAGAGGAAGTCGGGGTTAGAGAGGATTGGGAGACAGACACTTTGCTGTGCTCAAATCGAAGTCAAGGGTGCAAACATGCAGAGCAATAAAACCTTTAACTTGGAGAAGCAGAACCATACTCCAAGGAAGcaccatcaacatcaccaccagcagcaccatcagcagcagcagcagcagcagcaaccacCCCCACCAATACCTGCAAATGGACAGCAGGCAAGCAGCCAGAATGAAGGTTTAACCATTGACCTGAAGAACTTTaggaaaccaggagagaagacttTCACCCAACGAAGCCGTCTCTTTGTGGGCAATCTTCCTCCTGACATCACTGAGGAGGAAATGAGGAAACTTTTTGAGAAATATGGGAAAGCAGGCGAGGTTTTCATTCATAAGGATAAAGGCTTTGGCTTTATTCGCTTGGAAACACGAACCCTAGCGGAAATTGCCAAAGTGGAGTTGGATAATATGCCACTCCGTGGAAAGCAGCTACGTGTGCGCTTTGCCTGTCATAGTGCATCCCTTACAGTCCGCAACCTTCCTCAGTATGTGTCCAACGAACAGCTGGAAGAAGCCTTTTCTGTGTTTGGCCAGGTGGAGAGGGCTGTGGTCATTGTGGATGACCGAGGAAGGCCCTCAGGGAAAGGCATTGTTGAGTTCTCAGGGAAGCCAGCTGCTCGGAAAGCTCTGGACAGATGCAGTGAAGGCTCCTTCTTGCTGACCACATTTCCTCGGCCTGTGACTGTGGAACCTATGGACCAGTTAGATGATGAGGAGGGACTTCCAGAGAAGCTGGTTATAAAAAACCAGCAATTTCACAAGGAACAAGAACAGCCACCCAGATTTGCACAGCCGGGGTCCTTTGAGTATGAGTATGCCATGCGCTGGAAGGCACTCATTGAGATGGAGAAGCAACAGCAGGATCAAGTGGACCACAACATCAAGGAGGCTCGTGAGAAgctggagatggagatggaggcagCACGCCATGAGCACCAGGTTATGCTAATGAGGCAGGATTTGATGAGGCGTCAAGAAGAGCTTCGGAGAATGGAGGAGCTACATAACCAAGAGGTTCAGAAACGAAAGCAGCTAGAGCTCAGGCAGGAGGAGGAACGCAGGCGCCGTGAGGAAGAAATGCAGCGGCAACAAGAAGAAATGATGCGGCGACAGCAGGAAGGATTCAAGGGAACCTTCCCTGATGCGAGAGAACAAGAAATACGGATGGGCCAAATGGCTATGGGAGGTGCTATGGGCATAAACAATAGAGGTGCCATGCCCCCTGCTCCTGTGCCAACTGGTATCCCAGCTCCTCCAGGACCTGCCACTAtgatgccagatggaactttgGGATTGACCCCACCAACAACTGAAAGTTTCGGCCAAGCTGCTACAATGGAAGGAATTGGAGCAATTGGtggaaatcctcctgctttcAACCGTCCAGCTCCTGGAGCTGAATTTGCTCCAAATAAACGCCGCCGATACTAAATAAAAGTTGCAGTGTCTAGTTTCCCGCAACCCTTAAAAGAAAGGTTCTTTTTGGACTAGCCAGAATTCTACCCTGGAAAAGTGTTAGGGGTTTTTCCCAATAGATAGGTCTTCCCTGCCTGTAATACTCTAGGGAGTATGCTTGGAGGCAGAGGGCAAGGGAGGGGGCAAGGGAGGGGTGTTATTTAACAAATCAAAGTCTGTGGTATATTGCTTTCTCAAGTCTGTCTGGTGCATTCCTGAAATGTGTTGATTATTGAGGGCCTTGAACCATAGCAAAGTGAACTCAGAGAGCTCCATTAATCTTGATCAttcctgtttccttctttccttccttgccttcttccatccctccctccttcattcatcatgttttaattactttttcatCTTTATTCCCCCAACCCCAGAGACACTGCCACATATATACCACAAAACCTAAACATCCTCCAATGACCTAGCCCAGTTCCTCCATTCACTCCCAGGTGAGAATTCAGACAAATGTCCGCAGAGGTTACAACATACATACGGTTCTATTATATCTCATATATAACCCCTTCATGTCCTAAGGAAGACATTTTCTCTTAGAGGTTTTCATTTtagtatatctttaaaaaaagaaaaagtcttgtgTTAACTTGCCTCCATGTTTTTCTTGGGTAAGGACTACTCAAGAATGAATGCCCTTTTCTGTCTGATATTGCTGTTCACAGCTTTTCTTCATAGGCCTAGTACAATCTTGGGAACAGGGTTGCTGTGTGTTGAAGGTCTGACAGTAGCTCTTAGCCTTGCCTATCTTAGGTAGTTATGCTGTGCATTTTTTATTGATGTACTATGTTTGATTTGTTCCTGATACCttcaatttgaaatttttctgagaaatggagCAGCAATGCAGCATCaccttattaaaatacatttgaagcctaaaaaaaaaaaaaagtgcacactTCTAACAGAAGCACCACCATGCAACAGTGAAGCTGTGTTACAGAAAAGACAGTAAACAGGAAAGAAGAGTGTTCACTTGATTGAGTCAAAAGTCAAATCTCTTTTTTGCCAAAAGATACCTTcgggaaaatgaagaaaaggatcTAGTGAGATGCCTTTGTTGCTaagggtgtttgccaccaagcctgaggaccaaaGTTTGACCCCTGAAATCCACATAGTAAAAGAGGATAGAACTGAGTCTCTCAAATTGTCCCTGCTCTCCACATGTGTATCACAGCATACACccacaaatcaatcaatcaatcaatcaatcaatcaatcaatcaattaaaattcttttaaaacttgCCAGTGgttacacatgcctttaatcccagcactcagggaggcagaggaaggcagatctctgtgagttcgaggccaacctggtctacagagtgagttccaggaaagacagacaggctacacacagagaaaccctgtcttaaaaaaccaaaaaaaaaaattacttttaaatgaaGACAAGCCATAGACTGTGTTAACATATTTGTAATGCATATAGCTGCAAAGGGAAAATGTCCACAATGCATAAAGAACTCTAAAATATCCATTAGAAGACAAAgacaggactagagagatggcttagtggttaagagcactttactcttccagtggacccaggtttaatacccagcacccacaccacgtggcaactcacaaccagctgtaactacagttccaagggatctgatgccctcttctggtctcatcAGGCACTGCATGCAGTAGTTCACAGACCCGTTGCAAacaaaacacatatgcatataaaaatattttttaaaaataagacaaatataaTTAACGATGATCAGAAGACCTGAAAAGACCCTAAACTATATTCACATGTCCAACCACAGACTCAATACCATTAGTCGAAGTGACGTGCAAACCACAGTGAGATCTGTCTAGACATGCACTGCATCACCATCACTGCGACTGCATTGGGGCACAGGCTGGTGGGCTCCCCAGTGCATTCACAGTCACACGCTGCTACTAATGTGGGCCCACAAAACCTCAGCACAGCTAGCACATGTCAGTACAGGAAAAGCTGGGTTTGACTCTCCCAGACTGAGCTCCACGCTTGTGATGAAAACACGCCAGAGGGAAAGGATGACGCTGACCTAGGGGTTGGTGTGAGGAGTaaataagaacacaaagcaaatcAGAAGTGCTGGAACGGAGCTCATAAAAACTCACTTAGATAGAGATACTTTAATGACCAGCTCAGAGATCTACTTCTAGAAAATTCCATTGCATGACTTTTCTACAGGCCCTAGGATATACGTACTCAAATGTCCATTGTCCATAATAACCCCAGAACAAGAATCCCAGATGCTCATGGCAGAACAGATAAACAAACTATAGAACAATCAGAACGGGAAGCACTTCAGCTACAAACGTAAGTGAACTATGGCTCCATGCAGAGACAGATGCTGACACCATGATAGCCATCCAAGGAAGTGGGGGAAATCACACAATGGTTCCGTGTCTAAGAGAGAAGCAGAACTGAGTGTCTGCTGATGGAATTCCATACAGGCGACAAACTCTGAAGAAATGCCTTCAATGCCAGGCCAGTAGCTGTCATGGGGGATGCTGTGAGAAATGACTGCTCCCTCAGGACCGTCGGTTCATCACCCAGTTGGTGACAACATACATTCTAGACTTACAAGCAACCTTTCATCCTGTGAGTGAACACATGCATGAGAGACATGTTTGTGCCTTATATATTCTTTCGTGAGTATATGTATGTAGTCCCTTTAACACttaaacacaaacagaaacaatggAGAAATGTTTCAGAAGGAGGGAATTTGAAACAACATGGTATGGACTAGGAGGTGGAGTAAGACActtcacacacaagcatgcagacCTGCGTTTTGTCCCCAGAGTCCATATTTAAGACAGAAAtctggcacagtggcacatgtttGTGATCCTGGCACGGGagacagagactggtggatccAGCCtaactagccagccagcctactgAATCAGCATGCCCTAAGCCGaggagagaccttgcctcaaaataaacaaaaccaaatggaCAGCTCCTGAGAAACAGCTGAGGAGGTCATTGACATCTGGCCTCCGCacccacaaatgcacacatatatgtacatgctcACATAGATGATGAACACAcgcatgtgcaagcacacacatatccacCCACACAATCAAGACAGCAAGGTCGGGAAAGGCTTAGGTGTTCAAAGGAGGACAGAGTTGGTGGTGCGGGAGTGAGATAAAATGGGCAGGTGGAGGTGGAAGAGTTGTAAGTGATTGAAGGATCCTGATCCTAAGTGTGGCTTCCTTGCAGTTTACTAAGGGTAGAGTGAGTTTTAGAGCAAGGGATGGGCATGGTATGTTTGCATATTCACAGAATCCCTCTGACTATGGGGTGGaaatgagggagaagggaggtagAGAGGAACTGAGTGTCCTGTTGAGAGAAGTGTTGGGACCCGTGCAGCCTCCCAAACACCATGGAGTCCTGGGCAGATGTGGGTGGATTTGAGACTGAGCCTGGGAGTAGGATAGACAGGACTTGCTGGGTGATGGGCTGCAGGTTTAGAAAGGGGGGATATTGAAGAATGTGAAAGAGAAACCGAAGACCTCCAGGTTTCACATGTAAAAGTTCTAAAGGCTAGGGAAGAAGCATGGATGGAGGGAAGGCATCTTCTCCTTGGGCGGTATCAatcttttcattctctctgttcCCCAGATCTACAACCTCTTGACTAGAACACATTATCAAGTAGAGTATGCCCTATTGACGACGAAGTTCCCACACCTTAACACACACGACATCCATTTGCCATCATCCAATTGATTCATCCAACAAACAGGTGCTGAACATCGGGCCCTGGACTGGACATGGAGGTCAACCAAATGTAATCCCAAATCTCACAGAAATAGCAGCCTAACAGAGCTGACAACACCCTGCATCATCTAAGCATGCTTTTGGCTGCAAGTAACAGGAAACTTCTGTTTAAAACGGCTAAACCATGAGGACATTCAACTAAATGGTAGCTCGCAGCAGTGCTGAGCATGGAGAATGGGCGGCCCAGTGGCTCAGGAACTCAGTCAGAATGCAGGAGCTTCCTGAtgcttttctctgccttccataGTTTGTCCTCATCCGAAGGCTGCATCCTATTCTAACTATAGGATGCTACTCATAGCAATTCTGTTCATGTGCTTTCCCAATCAGGTGTAGCCAGAGAAAGCAATTCTGGGCCCTGGTTGATGACTCGCTACTGGAAAGAACAGACTAGAACCTTCCTTCCCATCCTTCAAAAGAAGCCAACACTGCCAACACATTGATCTTAGACTTTTGGACTACAGAGCTGTGAGACCACACAGCTCTGTTGTTCAAGTCCAAGGTACTGATAATAGCAGCCTCAGCAAAACCACATTGTCTCCAAGGATTCACCAACCATTCTTTAACCAGTTACACCACCACTGGCTCACCAGGGCTGCCACAGTGCTACCCTTTGGGACCTCAGCAAATAAGTGGCCATGAGCATCCTCACTGAAGGAATACGTCTCTGATGGTTGCTAGATGCCACATAGACATTAAGCGCTTAGTCATATGAAGTCTCTGCATACACTAGTCTTCTTCCTATTAGGGACAGGACTCACCTTTCTCACAAGGCCACTTTCTGCTTTGAAGACTAAGAATGTCACACGCCTTTTATCAGTACCCCCCCCCTCTGGCTTCCTTCCCCCCACCTCTCGCCCAGCTAGGGAGTGAGCCTGCAGACAAGACTCAGCCAATCTGATGCCTAAACTTCAAATGCCACACAGATGGAATGTGGCAACTTCCCTAAGCAGCTATTGGGTGGTGACCTGCGCTGGGGAGGGCTGAGGTGGATGCCTCAGGACCAGCTCTGAGTGTGGATTTGGGGCATGATCCTGGGTGGAGAACTCCCTGGCTCAACTCACTATTCTTTCAACAGTCATTTAGCACGAGTCATGcgaatttctttgtgtagcttaaACCATGGAAACCACCAAATGACACATTGTCTCATGTTTTACCTCAGACGAATCTGGGGGTAGATCCCTTCAtgtgcaaatgagactttgaaatggcagaggctgtggagggttGTGAGGTGCGTGTGGGTAATGGGTATTAGTGCTGGAACTGCTGCCTTCTGGGCCCAGACGAGTGACTCCTGTATATACACTATTAAACAAACCACAGTGGGGCAAAGTGGAACTGCTGAGCTCACTCGTACATTTGTGGGTTTAAAggaaaccaggggctggagagatggctcagtgggtaagagctcttgctgctcttccagaagaccagagttcagtttcaagccacctgtaactctaattccagatAAACCAACATCTTCTACTGACCCCAGGACACACTtgtgaacatatacacatacacaggaataaaattttttaaattttttatttatttatttttattcttttttaattaaaatttccacctgctccccgtttcccatttccctccccctcctcccaca is a genomic window containing:
- the LOC130875845 gene encoding non-POU domain-containing octamer-binding protein-like, encoding MQSNKTFNLEKQNHTPRKHHQHHHQQHHQQQQQQQQPPPPIPANGQQASSQNEGLTIDLKNFRKPGEKTFTQRSRLFVGNLPPDITEEEMRKLFEKYGKAGEVFIHKDKGFGFIRLETRTLAEIAKVELDNMPLRGKQLRVRFACHSASLTVRNLPQYVSNEQLEEAFSVFGQVERAVVIVDDRGRPSGKGIVEFSGKPAARKALDRCSEGSFLLTTFPRPVTVEPMDQLDDEEGLPEKLVIKNQQFHKEQEQPPRFAQPGSFEYEYAMRWKALIEMEKQQQDQVDHNIKEAREKLEMEMEAARHEHQVMLMRQDLMRRQEELRRMEELHNQEVQKRKQLELRQEEERRRREEEMQRQQEEMMRRQQEGFKGTFPDAREQEIRMGQMAMGGAMGINNRGAMPPAPVPTGIPAPPGPATMMPDGTLGLTPPTTESFGQAATMEGIGAIGGNPPAFNRPAPGAEFAPNKRRRY